TTCCAGCCTTTATTTTCATGAGGCTCTGCAACAGTTGGTCGATAGTTTCTGAATACTCCAATATATGTAACCACGTGACtagagtcacatgatatTCTATTGTagcaggcactgcccggtgggcaagTGCACTTACCTCTGAGCCGAGAGCTCTTGTAAACAGAcatcacaacacgacaacaGATAGCAATACAATCGTTGATCCACAGCCTCCACCCGACACTGCTCACGCAGTTACAATATATCTTCCAAGAAACGTTCAAGCTCCAAAGAGGTTGCGCTCAAGACTAGTTTTTGACGACACATTGGGCAGGATTCATCTTGATCTCTTTGTAGTTTTATGCGCAACCAGGTGTGAAGGCAGAGCTTGTGAAAGGTGTGTGGTAACTTACACGACCGAGTTTGTACAATAGCCGTGCGAGAGACGATTGATCCTTCCTCTGAGACCTCTGGTACTTCGGCCTTCTCGTCCGTACCGCATATGTTGCAATCACATTTCTTCGCAGAATAGTAGTTGTCGGGGAGATTTTCCACATCATTGGCGAAGAATGCATCAAGCTTTCTGTCTGTGTGAACGTCGATCGAGGGCATGTCAACTTGACAGTCAGTGTTGATCTTGAATATTCTGGTAACTTGTAAGTCTCGCTGGTATAGGCCCTGAGTTTGAGCCCCTCGGTGATTGAGAGTGGCAGGTTGATGTAAAGAAGAACGTCAGAATAGAAAGGTTCTCGTGTGAGAAATTGGTGGAGGGAAAGGCGAAGCGCACAAAGAGTACCCAGCACCTGCCAAACAGATCTACCAAACGAAGTTTGTTCTTGGGGATTGAAAGATAGATTCACCCTTACATGTGAGACCTGGTGTTAGTTTGCTTACTTGATCGTCTCTTAAGCATCGTGAACACCTTTACGGTCGCACAGAGTGAATCATGCGGAAGCGGTGAAACATGAACTTGAGGGTGGATTAGATTTCATATGAGTAGCTACCCCGGATCAAGTGCAGCAGCTGCAACAGGCCTCTAAGAGGACAACTGCTCGCTTTGAGGAAGGCCTTCCACAAACGATGAGACCCTTGGTAGCTCCTACAGACggaacaccaagaacctGCCGAAACGATGACTGGTTCATCACTACATGTTTTTGCCGAGATTCAAATCGTCAACTTATATTGACGATTGCTCCATCTTCAAAAGAGAAAAATTGCCTAGAGACATTCCCAACACCATAGTATCACAGCAAGGCGACCAGTCAATCTCATCTATAGGACGAACTCTCCAGTTGAACGAGCGCTGCGAAATCTCTATCAAGTTACTAAAGCAGCTCTTCCCACCAAAAACCAACTTTCCTCCGCTTCCACTCTCTTCCAATGGGCGTACGTTATCTCTACTTATCCTGACTCAGAAAAAGCCAGAGCCAAGCTAACAGTTTCTTCAGAAAGACTATCAACTCGAAGACGAAGAACTCTCAAATCTCACCTACAGCGACAGTGATTCCAGTCTCCGCATTACACCAGAAGATCTCAGCCTTTACAACCCATTTCTCGGCTCACAACACACCCTCAAGGTCACCCCCGCCTCCGCCCGGCGCCCAGGCGACCCCACCGGCAAAAGAATGGACTGGGATCCAGATGTTTTGCCACCCGCCATCGAAATACCTGGAGTGCTGGCGAGGATAATATCCCCACAGTTCCAGTGCGAGCATATTAAGGAACGGCCGAGCGAATTACCGGGGAATAGCTACCGCTGCTTATGGGGCCGGTGCTATTTGCTTTGCTATAAGAGTGAGAACGTGCTGGGGGGGTTTGAGGGGAAAGATTCGTTGGAAGTGCCAGAAGGGGGGTTTGAGAGGATCATTCCAGAGAGTCCGGATGTTTTTGGGAAGGGGCTGAGGTTGTATCGTGTTCCGATGGACGTTATTTAGGAGAGCTAGGGTTTTCGTTGCGGGATTCTGGTATGCAGGCGGCTTGATTCGACGCGGCTTTGGTTTCAAATGAATGGTGGGTATTACATTGACCAGTCTGGGTTTTCTATGTAAACGTCTGCCTCCGCGATAGCACTATAAGATCTGGAACTTGCAAAAGAATATGTAACAAACCCCAAATTCTTGGGTACCTACTCCGAAGATGTAACTTTTACTGTGGCTACAATGCCACCCTTCACTTCTTCCTCATACATCGCCCCTATACCCCTTCTCCCTCTCCATAAACGTGCCATGAAACCCAAAGCTCATCGGACCCTGCATGTACGCCCTCCCCACCTCCGTCAAATCCTTCGCCTTCAACACCAGCAGATAGCTCTTCTCCTTGTGTCCATCCAACACCACGCTCAGCAACACGCCATCATCTTCCTCAGTACCCTCCGGATCCGCAACGAAGATGGCTTCACCGGGTGTATGTCCCTCTTCCTCCCAGAAGATAGATTTTTTAGTCTGATTGTCAAACTTGACGAGGCCGTCGAAGAACGTCGACTTGAGACGATCGGCACATCCGTATGTGTAGCGGTGCTGACGCGTAATGTACGCGGGATTGCAGGTAGGAAGTTCCATGGAGTCAAACTTCTCGGCTTGAAAGAGGAGTTCAGCGGGCATGGGTGTGGCGGTCGGGACGCCGGCGTCGACGCTAGGGAGGCGGAACTGCGCTTGCATAGGGAGAGAAGACATACGATTTTCGCCGGTGAATTCAGGGGTGTCAATGGAAGAGATGATGCTGTCGTAGTAGAAGCGCTTGACAACGTCCAAGTTCTCGAACATGCTGAGCTCGGTGATGATATCGGTTTTGCTGGGGTCGGAAGGGGATGGCTGTTCCCAGGCGTTGATACTGTGGAAGCAGAAGAAAGGGATGCTTTCGTATGTTGCTACCAATCCCTTTCCATGTACCCGGTCGACGACGTACCAGGTAGATTTTGAGTTGGGGTCGAAGGGAGAGATGGAGTCGATGATATTCTTGTGCCACATGAGCGAGAGGCCGCTCCATGAGATGTGACTGCTCCAGACGCAGAGGATGACATAGTTCTCTGTCAGGAAGAGCGAGTGGATGTATGCCGGCATTCCGTTGAAAGTCGCAAGGATGTCTGTCTCGCCTGTGGATGCGGATACCCGGAATAGGCGGTAAGTGCTTTTGTAGCCAAAGTCGAGATTGAAATTATACATGTCTCCGTTCTTTGGGTCAGACTTGGCGTGCGCAGCGGAGAAGGGCCCTTTCAATTCTGGGTGGAGAGAAGCCTGAGACGCAAACCCGGTCGGTTCTAGCGTCTCTGGATCGATCTGCTTAATGTTGGCAGAATCTGTTTTCACGTGCAGAGTCTGAAGGCCATTCGTATGCCCATTGATCCCAGACTTCTCAGTACCACCGATCTTATGTCCGCCGGGCATGTTGATAGATAGTGTAACTCCGATGTTTCTCTCGTTGGGCGCAGACTGGAAGAAGGCCATGACTTTGCTGAAGAAGCTGTTGCAAGGATCCCGCTTCGCTGCGAAGGTCACACTGTCAAGCTTCCCTGTCTTTCTCACCGTCTCAATATACTCATCTACTGTGCGTCGAGAACGGTATGTGACCTTTGGTGGACCATTCGCGGCAGGAAAGTCGATTTGGAAGCGGTGAACACAAGAAAAGCCGTCAAACCAATGCTTTGCAGACCAGATCTTTCCATCATCTGTTTTCGCTTTATATCCGAGCGGCCCTGTTCGATATAGGACTCCTGCAGCGTATCGCGGTATCTCACCCTTTACGGTGAGTTCGACAGGTTCATGTTCTTGATAGTCTGTATCGAAGCCCGCCGTGTTTGGCCATACATCCGTAGTCGCGACGACCATGTTGAGTTGCGGTCAGCGATCTTATAAGGCGATGATTGGCTTCTCTATACCGAAAAATGTAAAGCTGTGACGCGTTGAGATGGGGTTTGGGTAGTAACGGCGGCGAAAGAAGTGGCGATGGCGCGAGTCAGGCAAACCTTAAGATGAAGATGAGATGAGTCGGGCTCAAGACGTATTCTGGGTATATCCTAAAAACCATTCAACTTTTCGTAACTGGGCATAACTATATATATTGATCGAAGTCCATAAGCTAGCCTTATGAGATGGTAAAGCTCTCCACAACACAGTTTGCTGCGGCACATCTGTCGCCCGCCTACGGCCGTAAGGCCTTACGGCCGTAAGACCGCCGATAGCTACAGCCGCATTGGACATCGCTTCTTATTTTTGCGGATAAACGGATTGGATGGCTTCACTAGCACCCCGGTGACATAAAATACTTAGCATACTGAATTTATAGGGGCTACTGTATTTGCCAGACACGCCGCCTAGGTGCTTGGCCAAACTATGAAGCATTTTAAATCACCCAGGTGTCAGGGAAAGATATGCAATTGGCGACCCCCAGATTGTGAAGTCTCGTCAGATCAATCTTCACTACCTAGATACACGAGCTCACTCAAGAGAGATACCTAGGTAGTATACAGCCACCTCCAATTCGTTGCTACAGCTGGAGCGTGGGAGAACAAGGCCTTCGACCCTGATTGTACCGGCCATAAGCCAATCCAACATCTAGCCGCTTTCCACGCGAGGTGCATCCACCATCTGGTTTTCTGATATGCTGTAACGCACGTCACAACAATACTGTGTGTTTCATCGCAAACCCTGAAGTCCAGTGGGTCGCCCGGATGGGACTATAAGTACCGCTGCAAAGACGAGGTACAGACAGTGAGAAAGACAGGACTGATATGATAACAATCGACAGGAGTGTAGAATCCAATATCGAATTCCCATTTGAAATTGTAGAACCTACGCGCATTTCGAGGGAACATGCTGACTAGACCCAAAGCGGCGCTAGCGTGATTCTTAGCCTCAGCCCTACCATGGCCGCTCTTGCATCATCGAGACGGCGATCCAATTGCACTTTCACGCAACCACTGTCCCACGTTCCACAACCAGATATCCTCTACCTCGATGGCCTTTCAGTCTGTCACCTCTTACACGGACCGCCAGCGGTAATCGTCGTGTCAGCATAACCATCCCCACGCCGGGACTCGGATCGCAATCAAACTTTCTTACCAGCCCTGGAAGAACACGAATACTGCAACACATCCGCAACCACACAAACCACCATAATGGGCGCCATACTATCCCTCCCATTTAGGATCCTGAATCTGCTCCTGCCATTCACACGCGCAGGCACGCCTCTGTCTCAAGATGTTCTCCACGCAGCCGTCCTGTGCGGAACTTTATATTATGCCCCGCAGATAACCGCATGGTACGCGGcacaacagcagcaacaagCAGCAGAGCAGCACATAGATCAGGCACATAacggagaagaagaagaaatCAACGCTACACATGCCCCCCATCAAGCACAGGGCCCTGAGCCCCGAAATCCCGCTGAAGACCTCCCCTTCGACGAGCGGCTCGTACTCCAAGACGACGGCGAAGGCGACCCTCATCCCGGCCGCCCACCCCGCGCACCCACACCTCCTCCTCACGAAGACCACCACCAACACGGCGACCTCGCCGACGCTTTTGCCCCGGGCCCCGCCAACCCCCCTCCAAACCCCTCGCGAAACAACCGCGTCGTCGGCACAAAGAAAGCCAAGGCTATCCGGCGTAGGAACGAAGAACGCCAATATAACGAATGGATACGCGAACAAGCCCAAGTCAGGCGGTTACAGGACGAGGAGGGGCGCGAGGAGAGAGAGGCGGCGCTCGCTGTAGAGCGGGAAAGGCGCGCTGTGGCCGAGGAGATTATCCGGCAGAAGGAGAGAGAAGAGAGGGAGGCACTTAAAAAGGAAAGGGAGAGGGAGGCTGAAGAGGAGGCtgcgaggagggagagggtGGTGGCGTATGTTAGAGATGGGATGGCAGAAAAGGGGTGTGTGGATTTGGTCGAGGCTGCATACACAGAGGGCAAAGATCGGACGTGGGTTGAGCGCCTTATTCGTGCTTCTGGTCTGCTCCAACAACTGCAGCAAGAGAGTAGCCACGTCATGTTCACTGGAAGGGATTGGCTGGTTAGAATCGACCAAGAGGTCATGGCAAGAGCCTATGCGGAGGCTGAGCGGTTCGGTCAGGACAATGGCGGAAAAGTTGGATTTGAAGACTTTGGAGGCATGTTGGAGAAGGCTCTACTTGCAAGGGCAAATGTATGAAACGATTTATACAAAACTTGGGTCTCAGTACGCACGGCGCCGACAACATCAAGATGACATGAGGAAAAAAAAAGATACCCATAGATGCATCTATCTATCAAAGTGATTTACATTGGCGTTGTTGTGCTACCCAGCGAATAGCTTACATACACCATCTTCCACGGCCGCGACTGCAAAGATTCCTCATCCCGCCCTAGCATCACCAAGCAATGATTTGGTCTTTTGAACGTGGTATCGTATTGTTCATTTTTGTCATGCAACCATGAAAGGGGTCTTATTCGCCTAGAGAAGCCGTGCCATGCATAAGAATCCCCATCCCGTCCGATCAAAATCCGACCAGAGCAGCCATTGGAAAAAACTCCTTCCAGAGACACCATGCACACACATACCCAGAATGCACACCTTTATCGGTTGGACTTGGCGACACGCTCGAGCTCATCCTTCTTTTTGATGGCGTACGAGTTGCTGCTTCCCTTGGCAGCGTTGATAAGCTCTTCAGCGAGGCACTCGGCAATGCTCTTGACGTTGCGGAAAGAGGCCTCACGCGCACCGATGGTAAGGAGGGAGATACCCTGGTTGACGCGGCGGAGGGGTGAAACATCGACGGCCTGGCGACGGACGGTACCGGCGGAACCGATACGGGTGGAGTCTTCACGGGGACCGCAGTTGACAATGGCATCGACGGCGACCTGGATGGGGTTCTGGTCGGTCATGATGTGGATCTGCGATTATCAGTCAGCGCCAAATTTCTTCCAGCATTTCTCTCGTCTGAAAATTTCTAAGGAGTCATTCGACGTACAATCTCGAAAGCGTGAGCAACGATACGGACAGCCATGAGCTTCTTTCCGTTGTTGCGGCCGTTCATCATGAGCGAGTTGGTAAGACGCTCAATGATGGGGCACTGGGCCTTCCTGAATCGCTTGACGGCATATCGGCCGGCCGAGTGTGAAATGTAGACGGGGGAGCGGATCTGAATGTAGTCGCTGCGGCTTCAGTTAGCCGAAGGTCTCGCAGCGCAATACAAAAGTATCCAATGCCACCACCAGTATTCCTGTATCAAGGTGTGCGGCGCGATATCGTAGGGGAAACGTACGTCAATGAGATGTCGCGGACTTCGACCTCCTCGTAGGACCACTGCGAAGAATTAGATTTGTGTAGAGACTTTGAATTCGCCATGAGCCTGCCTTGTTGAACAGCTTGACGCTGCCTTGCTCGTCGGTGACCTCCTTGGGGAGGATGGCAATGCCGGTGGGGTTCTCGACCTCGATTTCTCCGTTGTCAGACATGATGGCGGTTGTCGGTGTTGGAAGGAGAAAGAGGGTTGGGCGTCGGAGTCGTTGTCGCTGCTGTCGGTCGCAGTTTCCGCGAGTGTGTCGAACTCAATATTCCTTCGCTTGTGCGCCAATAGTGCGCTAGTGGGGCTTGGCAATCCCGTCCAGGGCTCTTTCCAGCGACGCCCCACCGCAATGGCACCTTTGAAAATATCCAATCAATGAAGCCTGTCTCTGCCAGTTTGGTTTCGTTCGAGCGTCTTAGGCGTATTAGATTCACTCAAATGTTTTGTTCGCTTGGGGGTGTGGAGACATCAACAGACTTTAATATTCATGACGTCCCAGTGTGTTCGAAATATCTGGGTGAGAAGTGCTCACGATCCTCAAGGGAATGGTATGAACCTCGAATTAAATACAATGTATGAGAACAGTATCCTGCACATATGAAAAGCTATTCAGTCGCAGTATCTGCATAACGGTCGTTGAAGATGTGGAACAAATTCAACAACACTAACAATGAATTACGGTATCGTAAGTGGAAAAGACAAAATCAAAACTGTGGTATATTGCGCAGTCACTGCCCCAGAACACCCCAGCAAAGAAGACAAATAAACGCCAGTTTTGGATGTAAATCCGTCGCCGCCAACTCCATGCAATGCGGGTAAGCAGAGGATGAAGCTACTGTTAGAAACAAACTCATTTCACAACTCTCGGTATGCTCTCTTCAGCACAACGGTCACCGAGGCACTCACGCCCGACGACCATTACCGATTCTTGACACAGGTGCGCTGATGTCTCTTCGGCTGCCCGCGCCTGCAATCATCTGCTTCATCGGCGTTCCGTGGCCGTCGGCCATGCTCCTAGTCCTTCCGCGTCGCTCACGGATCGCTGCAAGGGCAGCCTCTCGGTCAAAGCCAACGTTGTTCAGGGACAGCTCGCCCAAGATAGGTGTCTTTGCATCAGCTGCCGCATGTGCAACGGTCGAAGGAGTCATAGGCCCCCGACCGGACTTGAATGCTGGAGTTGCAGGGGAGAAGTGAAGAGGGATGGTAGTTGTGGTCGTGACGGTACGCGTGAAATACGGTGTGGCAGGACCTATGGGCTCTCGGCTTGGTGGTGGCGGTGACATATCCTCGTCCTCGCTGTCATCTAATGCATCTTCGTGGATGCTGATGTCGACGGATTTACTTTGGCGGCCACGTACGGACTCCACTCGAGATACCGGGCGGGACTCCGGAAGGGCGATTTCCTCGGCTCTAACTGTCGAAATTCGTGTGTTGGAGGCAAACGAGGATGCTTTACTTGTTTCTACTGCCGTTGATTGCTCTACGGGCGTGATGCGTTCTGCCGACTGATGCATCTTCTTAGGAGAGGGGACGGAGCGGAAGGTACCGGTCGATGGGGAGAAGGCGACAACCGTGTCTGGCTCATTGGCATTCTGCTCTGCTGGCGGTGTAATCGGGCGTTGATCCTCAGTGGGCTCCTGCTTCACAACGTCCTCCATCGCCTCATCTCCTTGGTCGCTAGCGGGGGGTGTGAAGACAGGAAGCGAAGTTTTGATGCGCTGCATCTCAACCTCGAGGGTATCGTCGTGGACATAGTTCTTGCCGCTGTTCTCGGCCAGGCGGCAGGAACAGCACTGGAACTGGCACTCCATCTTCATGAAGTCAATCTGCTCCTCGGCGCGCTCACGGGCACGCTTCTCTGCTGCCAGCTCCTGCTGTATGAAGCGCAGCTCAACAGCACCCTTCTTGGGCGAAACATTTTCTTTGTCGTCATCGTTGCGGGAGGGGTTGTGTTGCTTGCGTGGTGAACGGACTGGTGATGCGAACTCGTCAACTTCTTCGTTGTCGGCTGCTGGCAGTGGTATTTGTCCTTCGGCAGCGATACGCAGGACTTCCTCCTCTTTCAAACTCGTCTTCAGAGCGTCACGTTCTCCCTCAGCTAGGCTTAACTTCTCCTGCAATGCCTGCACCTCCTCGTCAAGACGTTTGCTGACACTCTCAAGCTCGACCTGCAAGCTGTAAACCTCATTCTTGTACTTGGCGGCCTCCTCAGTCTTGAACTTGACATCCGACTCGGCTCGCTGCAGATTACGCTGCAAGCCTTGGATCTTAGTCTGTAGCTGCGGGATCATCGACGAGTGTCGCAACTTGTCGTTGTTCGCCTCTACCCATTGCTTCTTGTAACTTCGGTATTTGCCTTCGTAGATCTTGCTCTGGTTCTCTGCCTCAATCTGAGGTGTGTTAACAGGGGGCCGCAAAGTGTATGACATGCCGGACTTACCATCTTATGTTGCATGTTCTTCCATCTCTCCTCGTTCTGCTTGAAAACTGTCTCCCATTGGTTAATGGCAGCCTTGTTTGCCTTGCGCTCCTTCTCGTATCGCTCCTTGGTGATGGCCATGTCCAGTGAACCGCTTGCGTGCTCAAGTTCGCTCTTGAGCTCGTCGATACGCATATCACGCCGGCTTAGCGCCATTTCGTGctccttttccttcttcGCGTGTTCCTTGGCAATCTTGTTGAGCTTCTCACCATTTCGTATCCTCTCCTTGTCAAGCAGCTCTTTGAAGCGTTTGCATGCTTCGCGGGGGTCCTTAACCTCGAGGTTCTCGAACATGCCCGTAAGTGCTGTAACGGACACGTCCGAGTCGGTTCGGCGGTGCGTGTGTCGCAATGGGGAATTGGGCCGGAGGGTCGGAGTCGATGGCGACATGACTGGTGAGCCGTTTTGAGAGCCTCCGTACTTTAATGCTGTGCCTACGCCGCGGTCAGGGCTAGCGGGAAAGATGGGCATGCCAGGCGAGAAAGGCATTTTGTTGGGCGATAGAGGTGCGGGCGGATCCATTGGGACCGGCGATTCTTTGAGGCGCGCCAACTTGACGGTATTGAAGGGGATTAATTGGATTGAAGAGGGGTAGACGCTTAAGTAGCAGGTTCAGTTTTGATGGTCCAGGGAAGATGCGCTGCAGATGTCCATGTATGATGAGGTGGTGCGAGCGCAGATATTACCACACGTAAATAGCGCTAGTCCACCATGCGACGCTGTTTCCCTGCACCATAGCAACGCGCACGGGCCATGCCACCCGGTTTCTCGAACCCCACGTCATCTACGACTGCTCATGTTAATACTCTGAGGGGTAGCATCGTGAGTCTGTACGTTGTTGTCTTCAACAAACTGTTATTGCATCTTCCAACCGCACATTAAGCTGCCTCAATCGCACAGAGGCTATGTTTCTTTTCGAGGAAACTTCTAGATGCACCACACCGCATCTTTGGCTGTCCTTTTTCTTAGCTGTTACATCATCTAGACCGCTTCCCACTTCTAGAAAGGCTTTCTCGCTGACATCGGGTCCCCTCTCTTCATCACGACACGCCCCACACAGTACACATATGATGAATTCTAGCGCGGGACTCCATACACATGTCGAGATCACATTGGAATCAACGATACAATCTAGCTGTGGGGGACTTTGAAGACCCGAGAGCAGATATTGTAACAACGAACAGAAAGAAGACGCTAACCGAATTCCGCTCTATATTGCTCATATTACTAAAGTCCAAGATGTGACAGGAGACAAGAAAGATCACAAGGATCGCGATAAATCCATGGACTGGGTAAGTACAGCTGATTTTCGATATCTCTGTATTCAATATGATACGTCGTGAATGTGACTCCTCCAAAGGACACTCTGAATTCCCCGGTAGACATGCGGACCATGGAAGCTAATCACTATACTTAGAACGCCCTCAATCTGTGTCGCTAAGTTTGCGTCCACAGAATAGATCAAGTGGTACGCATCCGCATGTTTGGGTTCAACATCAACAAGCTTCCTGTTACTCCTTTGGTTCTGGGCCTTTGAATTCCCAGACTTATTCTTTCCTACATGCTACCCTCGCGATGATACCCACTCAAGTGACGTACACTAGTCGAAAGTGATTTACAATCTTCTTACTTCTTGGCCTGGTCTACGGGGACATATGATGGCACGTTTCGCAAAATAGATCCAATCCGATTCGTCAATAGGTCTGCATATACTGGTATGGATCTACTGGGAATTAAGTAAGTTGCCTGAGCAATGTCCCGGTATTTAACATCCGTTCGGACTGGAATAGGTccagtagtagtagtagtagccCAAAAAGTCGCATCCCGATGAAGCATTTGCCAAGCCTTGGCATTGCTCTAACAAGCTTTTCATGCTTACTTACTAGTTGAAATGCAGGCGGGCACGGCATTTGCGACGTGAAATACCACACAGGTCACGGCCTTGTCCATCCGTCCTCTAGTCCTGCAATGTGCTCCGAACTACGCATGGCGCTAGGGGTGCTCACAGCGAATGCGAGTCTGGCGGAAAACCTGTTACAAGCAAGATGCGACACGCGGCTTTCCGCTCTCGCATGGTTCCCGAGGTCGTTAACAAGTATCGGTATGCACGTGTCGGAGAGAGCTTGTGCTTCGGCCTACCATACTCCCAAATACCGCGGACTCTTCGACGCGTGACGTGGATTGAGGCATTTTCCCCAACCATGTCCAGTTTGGAGAAGGGCGACGTATACACAGCCCCGTTCTTGGCAAGTCGACATCTAGACAGTCGCCCGCCGCCGCTGCTACAGTAGGCGGACCACAAATgcctcgcgctgcttctttTTGACCCTCTTCTCTCGTCTTGTTAGGATCGGAGCACTTCCCAAGGCTCAATGATTCAAAATGTCGTCTCCCTCCACAACATCACCGGTGGCGATGCGGTGAAATTTCCCTTTTCTCCAGCCGACTACCAGCGCTATGTGTTCGGCGACGATCGACTAGCGCATCGCTTTGGCAGGGAGCTCGCTAAGGTTTTTATTCCGACCATCTGCAACTCGAGAGACGATTTCGCCGTTGCCGTTCTATCCGAAAAGGTCCCAACGGCTACACACAGCCTCCGCGACCACTTCGTAGCGTATCTCAATCGGCATCTTATAGCGAATAACGCGTCGCCAGCACTGAAAATCGATTTCCACCATGTGGGAAGCAATACGAAGCTACGGAACGGTCCGTCGACCAGCAAGAGAAACGCCTATCATATCGACACTGAGCGCCTCCAAGACAGGACCCTCATCGTTCTCGCCGACTTCCGAACAGGCCAAGCGTGGGAGGACCTGGTTAGATCGTCATTCGGCGCCCGAGGTGTCACGACTATCTTCGCCTACTTGGCATCTCTTGACCAGTCCACCACCACTACAGCCCTGACCAAATTCCTCTCCTCGGTCATCAGTCCCTCGATGAAGGAAATTCAGAATATCTCCCAACCGCCCAACTTTGTCATGAACGAGTGCTTCGTCAAATTTATACTGGGAAGAGAATACAGCGAGTTTTGCCCGTTCATAAGACGGCAAGACGACCACTTCGTAAGGCTGCTGTTGGATCATGCCATAAACGGTCACTATCACGATGATCAAGAACATGCGCACAATGTGCAATTCTTACTGTGGGAGGTCGAAGCGCGGGAAAGCATGTAATCAGGACGGAGGCCGACAGCGTTAATGGCAAGACACTCTCACAGCAATCAATGGGCTCTGCAGCCCTGCATGTTAAATTCTTTGTTTTGCGAACAAACATCCGCATGTGTCTTGTCTGATGTTCCGGATGCGGGTTTGCGGTTTGCATCCCTTTGTTCGCTTGTCGCATCGCTCCAAACATTGCAACCATAAACTCACTCCACCCTCTGGCTGTAAATCGTTGTTTCTCTTGTTCTTGTCGCGTAATTCACGTCGAAGACTACCAAAGCATGTCGTCAACATTGGAATATTACCAGCGCACTCCGATGCGTCGCTCACAACGGCAAAAGTATTACGTTCGCGAATCACCCATCTCGTTCCTGGATGAATCGTACGATCGCGAGCAGCATGTTGTGCTAGGTGGAAAGGACCGGGCTTCTCGACGACAAAGGCCGCTTTACGATAACGCTCTCGAACGTTCAGCGCCCGAGATTGAATCCTATCCGCTAGTCGAATATGGCTCTTTCATCCATCTCGTCATGACTCATTCGGTATGCGGAGTGCACAATCGAGCTTCTTAAAGTCATTTAGCTAATTGCAAATTAGTTTCGATTTTCTGTACTCGCCATAGTCGTGTGCTTCCTCGCCCAGACTCCCATCGGTCTTGCTACTCTCCTCCTATTCTTACTCGCAATCTCTTCGCTATACTTCTACATCAATTCCGTGGAATCCACTTCGCGAAGATACACAAAAGCATATGGATCAGAAGCACTCTACCGGGGCAAATCGCCAGATTACCTTCTCAGGGG
The sequence above is a segment of the Pyrenophora tritici-repentis strain M4 chromosome 3, whole genome shotgun sequence genome. Coding sequences within it:
- a CDS encoding MAD multi-domain protein, whose product is MPFSPGMPIFPASPDRGVGTALKYGGSQNGSPVMSPSTPTLRPNSPLRHTHRRTDSDVSVTALTGMFENLEVKDPREACKRFKELLDKERIRNGEKLNKIAKEHAKKEKEHEMALSRRDMRIDELKSELEHASGSLDMAITKERYEKERKANKAAINQWETVFKQNEERWKNMQHKMIEAENQSKIYEGKYRSYKKQWVEANNDKLRHSSMIPQLQTKIQGLQRNLQRAESDVKFKTEEAAKYKNEVYSLQVELESVSKRLDEEVQALQEKLSLAEGERDALKTSLKEEEVLRIAAEGQIPLPAADNEEVDEFASPVRSPRKQHNPSRNDDDKENVSPKKGAVELRFIQQELAAEKRARERAEEQIDFMKMECQFQCCSCRLAENSGKNYVHDDTLEVEMQRIKTSLPVFTPPASDQGDEAMEDVVKQEPTEDQRPITPPAEQNANEPDTVVAFSPSTGTFRSVPSPKKMHQSAERITPVEQSTAVETSKASSFASNTRISTVRAEEIALPESRPVSRVESVRGRQSKSVDISIHEDALDDSEDEDMSPPPPSREPIGPATPYFTRTVTTTTTIPLHFSPATPAFKSGRGPMTPSTVAHAAADAKTPILGELSLNNVGFDREAALAAIRERRGRTRSMADGHGTPMKQMIAGAGSRRDISAPVSRIGNGRRA
- a CDS encoding Lignostilbene-alpha,beta-dioxygenase, encoding MVVATTDVWPNTAGFDTDYQEHEPVELTVKGEIPRYAAGVLYRTGPLGYKAKTDDGKIWSAKHWFDGFSCVHRFQIDFPAANGPPKVTYRSRRTVDEYIETVRKTGKLDSVTFAAKRDPCNSFFSKVMAFFQSAPNERNIGVTLSINMPGGHKIGGTEKSGINGHTNGLQTLHVKTDSANIKQIDPETLEPTGFASQASLHPELKGPFSAAHAKSDPKNGDMYNFNLDFGYKSTYRLFRVSASTGETDILATFNGMPAYIHSLFLTENYVILCVWSSHISWSGLSLMWHKNIIDSISPFDPNSKSTWYVVDRVHGKGLVATYESIPFFCFHSINAWEQPSPSDPSKTDIITELSMFENLDVVKRFYYDSIISSIDTPEFTGENRMSSLPMQAQFRLPSVDAGVPTATPMPAELLFQAEKFDSMELPTCNPAYITRQHRYTYGCADRLKSTFFDGLVKFDNQTKKSIFWEEEGHTPGEAIFVADPEGTEEDDGVLLSVVLDGHKEKSYLLVLKAKDLTEVGRAYMQGPMSFGFHGTFMEREKGYRGDV
- a CDS encoding Adeno-PV multi-domain protein, with amino-acid sequence MFSTQPSYQAHNGEEEEINATHAPHQAQGPEPRNPAEDLPFDERLVLQDDGEGDPHPGRPPRAPTPPPHEDHHQHGDLADAFAPGPANPPPNPSRNNRVVGTKKAKAIRRRNEERQYNEWIREQAQVRRLQDEEGREEREAALAAAYTEGKDRTWVERLIRASGLLQQLQQESSHVMFTGRDWLVRIDQEVMARAYAEAERFGQDNGGKVGFEDFGGMLEKALLARANV
- a CDS encoding RpsG, Ribosomal protein S7, with the protein product MSDNGEIEVENPTGIAILPKEVTDEQGSWSYEEVEVRDISLTDYIQIRSPVYISHSAGRYAVKRFRKAQCPIIERLTNSLMMNGRNNGKKLMAVRIVAHAFEIIHIMTDQNPIQVAVDAIVNCGPREDSTRIGSAGTVRRQAVDVSPLRRVNQGISLLTIGAREASFRNVKSIAECLAEELINAAKGSSNSYAIKKKDELERVAKSNR